In a single window of the Eshraghiella crossota genome:
- a CDS encoding glycosyltransferase: MDYTDVIIIKGPVETLSFFSERLAETFYTELNKNVIAWDMKKPLESRHFIENIREKAVLITFNFIGLSGESQFMAEGTDGKETSVWDYYGIKKVCIMVDHPLYYRDQLEMINDCMLYCIDRQHVDFIRRYYPGKKVDFLPLAGTSLDEGGQKRDIDVFFAGNYVNIKPLEDRINMLDKDNREFCYSMIEDLKTNTGKGIDEVIEEHVRADIPDITREDMLMVTNKMMVIDLYIRSYFRQKIICNLAENGIKVHIIGKDWEKAGCKKPENLVLIGQRDSLECLRYMKRSKVSVNIMPWFKDGVHDRFFNGMAQGSVVVSDSSLYIDEIAKDGVEYLRFSLDNMQEIPDIVNSAVHRDDIAKQGHMLVCSGHLWRHRAVEIDNNLKKYH; encoded by the coding sequence ATGGATTATACTGACGTTATAATTATAAAAGGTCCGGTGGAAACACTGTCTTTTTTTTCGGAGAGGCTGGCGGAGACATTTTATACGGAATTAAATAAAAACGTAATTGCATGGGATATGAAAAAACCTCTTGAGAGCAGGCACTTTATTGAAAACATAAGAGAAAAGGCTGTACTTATAACTTTTAATTTTATCGGACTAAGCGGGGAAAGCCAGTTTATGGCTGAGGGAACAGATGGTAAAGAGACTTCTGTCTGGGATTATTATGGTATTAAAAAAGTCTGCATCATGGTTGACCATCCTCTTTATTACAGGGACCAGCTGGAAATGATTAATGATTGTATGCTGTATTGTATTGACAGGCAGCATGTGGATTTTATAAGAAGATATTATCCCGGTAAGAAGGTTGATTTTTTACCTCTTGCGGGAACTTCCCTTGACGAAGGTGGGCAAAAAAGGGATATTGATGTATTTTTTGCGGGAAATTATGTGAATATCAAACCGCTTGAAGACAGAATAAATATGCTGGATAAGGACAACAGGGAATTTTGTTATTCAATGATTGAGGATTTAAAGACCAATACAGGCAAAGGAATAGATGAAGTAATTGAGGAGCATGTAAGAGCTGATATACCTGATATTACAAGAGAAGATATGCTTATGGTTACTAATAAGATGATGGTAATTGACTTGTATATAAGGTCATATTTCAGGCAAAAGATTATATGTAATCTTGCGGAAAATGGAATTAAGGTACATATTATCGGGAAAGACTGGGAAAAAGCCGGATGTAAGAAACCTGAAAATCTGGTTCTGATAGGACAAAGGGATTCTTTGGAATGCCTCAGATATATGAAAAGAAGCAAAGTATCGGTAAATATTATGCCTTGGTTTAAAGACGGTGTCCATGACAGATTTTTTAATGGCATGGCACAGGGCTCAGTTGTGGTATCTGACAGTTCCCTCTATATAGATGAGATAGCAAAAGATGGTGTAGAATATCTAAGATTCAGTCTTGATAATATGCAGGAGATTCCTGACATAGTAAACAGTGCAGTACATAGGGACGACATTGCAAAACAGGGGCATATGCTTGTATGCAGCGGCCATCTGTGGAGACACAGGGCAGTGGAAATTGATAATAATCTTAAAAAATATCATTGA
- the trpE gene encoding anthranilate synthase component I, which yields MYPTPEEAKKIIATGDYKRIPVTMELNSDMVTPVMAVKRLKKVSHHCFMLESAEADKKWGRYTFLGFDPTLELTCQDGVLKIKSGFEIIEKVTHPMEYIRKIIKDNKTPVLEGLPPFAGGLVGYFSYDYIKYSEPSLKLSAKDEESFKDVDLMLFDKIICFDNYRQKIILIVNVRTENFDTSYNKGVMELENMKKLLLEGEMEENRPLQLKSDFRYLFDKEQYCEMVKKGKRHIFEGDIFQIVLSNRVEADIEGSLFDTYRVLRTTNPSPYMFYFSSDDVEIAGASPETLVKLENGELHTFPLAGTRKRGADTEEDLRLEKELLQDEKELAEHNMLVDLGRNDIGRISRIGSVEVERYMEIQRYSHVMHIGSTVRGIIRDDMDALNAVDSILPAGTLSGAPKLKACELICELENNKRGIYGGAIGYIDFTGNLDTCIAIRLAFAKNGKVFVRSGAGIVADSVPENEFEECINKAKAVMNALKEAEGGIDNDITCR from the coding sequence ATGTATCCGACACCGGAGGAAGCTAAGAAAATTATTGCAACAGGCGATTATAAGAGAATTCCTGTAACCATGGAACTTAATTCCGATATGGTAACACCTGTTATGGCAGTGAAAAGACTTAAGAAAGTAAGCCATCACTGTTTTATGTTAGAAAGCGCTGAGGCAGATAAGAAGTGGGGAAGATATACTTTTTTGGGATTCGACCCTACACTTGAACTTACCTGCCAGGATGGAGTTTTAAAAATAAAAAGCGGATTTGAGATTATCGAAAAAGTGACCCATCCCATGGAATATATAAGAAAAATCATCAAAGACAATAAAACACCTGTACTTGAAGGCCTTCCACCTTTTGCAGGCGGACTGGTAGGATATTTTTCTTACGATTATATAAAATACAGTGAGCCTTCGTTAAAGTTAAGCGCTAAGGACGAGGAATCCTTTAAGGACGTTGACCTTATGCTTTTTGACAAAATAATATGTTTTGATAATTACAGACAGAAAATAATACTGATTGTGAATGTCAGAACAGAGAATTTTGACACCTCTTATAATAAAGGGGTAATGGAACTTGAAAATATGAAGAAACTGCTGCTTGAGGGTGAAATGGAAGAAAACAGACCATTGCAGCTTAAAAGTGATTTCAGGTATCTTTTTGACAAAGAACAGTATTGTGAAATGGTCAAGAAGGGCAAAAGACATATTTTTGAAGGTGACATATTCCAGATTGTCCTTTCAAACAGGGTTGAGGCAGATATTGAAGGAAGTCTTTTTGACACTTACAGGGTACTAAGAACAACCAACCCATCGCCTTATATGTTTTATTTTTCAAGTGATGATGTGGAAATCGCAGGTGCGTCACCGGAGACCCTTGTAAAACTTGAAAACGGAGAGCTTCATACTTTTCCTCTTGCAGGAACAAGAAAAAGAGGGGCGGATACAGAAGAAGATTTAAGACTTGAAAAAGAACTTCTGCAGGACGAAAAAGAACTTGCCGAACACAATATGCTTGTTGATCTGGGAAGAAACGATATAGGCAGAATAAGCAGAATCGGTTCTGTTGAAGTTGAAAGATATATGGAGATACAAAGATACTCCCATGTAATGCACATCGGTTCAACGGTAAGAGGTATCATAAGAGACGATATGGATGCTTTAAATGCAGTGGATTCAATACTGCCTGCGGGAACGCTTTCCGGGGCACCGAAACTTAAGGCCTGCGAGCTTATATGTGAGCTTGAAAATAATAAAAGAGGAATTTATGGCGGTGCCATAGGTTACATAGATTTCACAGGAAATCTTGATACATGTATTGCGATAAGACTGGCATTTGCCAAAAACGGAAAAGTGTTTGTAAGGTCGGGAGCAGGAATTGTTGCCGATTCGGTTCCCGAAAATGAATTTGAAGAATGCATTAATAAAGCTAAGGCTGTAATGAATGCTTTAAAAGAAGCAGAGGGAGGAATTGACAATGATATTACTTGTAGATAA
- a CDS encoding FprA family A-type flavoprotein has protein sequence MIVSDSVKYIGVDDTDIDLFESQYLVPDGVSYNSYVILDDKIAVMDTVDERKTDEWFSNLTEVFEDRHPDYLVISHLEPDHSSNIERLAVRYPDMKLVGNAKTFQMLPQFFDMDFSERSIVVKEGEELSLGTHKLVFYMAPMVHWPEVMVTYEATEKILFSADGFGKFGAIELTKDKDWACEARRYYFNIVGKYGGPVQQLLKKAAGLDVNMICPLHGPVLKDNLGYYIGLYDTWSRYEPENKGVLIAYASIHGNTAKAAHELADMLKKAGEDKVVVSDLSREDMAEVIEDAFRYDRMILCAASYDGGVFPCMQDFLLRLQSKAYQNRTVGMVENGSWAPCAARVMRNIVDTFKNITVVEPVVTIKSTVKESDKAALSSLAQAIYEAADKTVE, from the coding sequence ATGATAGTTTCGGATAGTGTTAAATATATAGGCGTTGATGATACTGACATAGATTTGTTTGAGAGCCAGTATCTGGTACCTGATGGTGTTTCATATAATTCCTACGTAATTTTAGATGATAAAATTGCAGTTATGGATACTGTTGATGAAAGAAAGACGGATGAGTGGTTTAGTAATCTTACAGAAGTTTTTGAAGACAGACATCCGGACTATCTTGTGATATCACATCTGGAACCTGATCATTCGTCCAATATTGAAAGACTTGCAGTCAGATATCCGGATATGAAGCTTGTAGGCAATGCCAAGACATTTCAGATGCTTCCCCAGTTTTTTGACATGGATTTTTCAGAAAGAAGCATTGTCGTAAAAGAAGGAGAAGAACTTTCACTGGGAACACATAAATTAGTCTTTTACATGGCACCGATGGTTCACTGGCCTGAGGTAATGGTCACATACGAAGCAACCGAGAAAATTCTATTTTCGGCTGATGGTTTCGGCAAATTCGGAGCGATAGAGCTTACCAAGGATAAAGACTGGGCTTGTGAAGCAAGAAGATATTATTTTAACATAGTAGGCAAATACGGCGGACCTGTACAGCAGCTCTTAAAAAAAGCAGCAGGACTTGATGTCAATATGATATGCCCGCTTCACGGACCTGTACTTAAAGATAATCTTGGATATTACATAGGACTTTATGATACATGGAGCAGATATGAACCTGAAAATAAAGGCGTATTGATAGCTTATGCGTCCATTCATGGTAATACGGCTAAGGCTGCACATGAACTTGCCGATATGCTTAAAAAAGCAGGTGAAGATAAGGTTGTAGTAAGTGATTTATCAAGAGAAGATATGGCAGAGGTAATTGAAGATGCTTTCAGATATGACAGAATGATTCTTTGTGCCGCAAGTTATGACGGAGGGGTGTTCCCTTGCATGCAGGATTTCCTTTTACGCCTGCAGTCAAAGGCTTATCAGAACAGAACTGTGGGAATGGTTGAGAACGGTTCCTGGGCACCATGTGCGGCAAGAGTGATGAGAAACATTGTTGATACCTTCAAAAATATTACAGTGGTTGAACCTGTTGTAACGATTAAGTCCACGGTTAAGGAAAGCGATAAAGCGGCACTTTCAAGTCTTGCGCAGGCAATATATGAAGCTGCTGATAAAACAGTTGAATAA
- a CDS encoding XTP/dITP diphosphatase: MIKMIFATTNQGKIKEIKEILGDINEDIVSLKEAGIDVDIVENGKTFEENAIIKAKTIMEMTGQMVLADDSGLEVDAMDKQPGIYSARFMGKDTSYEVKNRAIIDNLKGLEGDKRSARFVCAIAAVLPDGEVITTRGTIEGIIADEPKGENGFGYDPIVYVPEYGMTTGEMSPELKNSISHRGKALMAMKKILKEKSLI; encoded by the coding sequence GTGATTAAGATGATATTTGCAACAACTAATCAAGGAAAAATTAAAGAAATTAAAGAAATATTAGGAGATATTAACGAAGATATTGTTTCGCTGAAAGAAGCAGGAATCGATGTTGATATTGTTGAAAACGGAAAGACTTTTGAAGAAAATGCAATCATTAAAGCAAAGACGATTATGGAAATGACAGGACAGATGGTTCTCGCCGACGATTCCGGACTTGAAGTGGATGCCATGGACAAACAGCCGGGAATATACTCTGCCAGATTCATGGGAAAAGATACTTCTTACGAGGTAAAAAACAGGGCTATTATTGATAATCTTAAGGGTCTTGAGGGCGATAAGAGAAGTGCAAGATTTGTGTGTGCAATAGCAGCAGTATTGCCTGATGGTGAAGTGATTACAACCAGAGGTACAATCGAAGGAATAATAGCGGACGAACCAAAAGGAGAAAATGGTTTCGGATACGATCCTATTGTATATGTGCCGGAGTATGGTATGACCACGGGAGAAATGTCACCTGAACTTAAAAATTCTATCAGCCACAGAGGAAAAGCATTGATGGCGATGAAAAAGATATTAAAGGAAAAATCACTGATATGA
- a CDS encoding DUF4368 domain-containing protein, with product MTLAKKFTRISELTPEVLHTFIDKIVVHERAERYKQKSEQQIDIYFTHIGNLNEF from the coding sequence ATTACTCTTGCAAAAAAGTTCACCCGGATTTCCGAACTGACGCCGGAAGTCCTGCACACCTTCATTGACAAAATCGTTGTCCACGAGCGCGCAGAACGCTACAAGCAAAAGTCCGAGCAGCAGATTGATATCTACTTCACGCACATCGGAAACTTGAATGAGTTTTAG
- a CDS encoding ABC transporter ATP-binding protein, which translates to MMKNELEIINLNKQFKDVKALNNINYTFHNGIYGLLGPNGAGKSTLINAITDNIKRDSGSILWNGNEILRLGKKYRNELGYMPQQQGYYGEFTAYAFMMYLAGLKGLDKKEAKTRTEELLNEVNMYEFRNKTLEKMSGGMKQRVLLAQSLLNNPSLLVLDEPTAGVDPQERVNIRNYIHSIAKDRIVLISTHIISDIEMIANEIIIMNHGKFLCTLDDEENVEDAYLKWIGDKKI; encoded by the coding sequence ATGATGAAAAATGAATTAGAAATTATCAACTTAAATAAACAGTTCAAGGACGTTAAGGCGTTAAACAATATAAATTATACTTTTCATAATGGAATATATGGTTTGTTAGGACCTAACGGTGCCGGTAAAAGCACGTTAATTAATGCAATTACAGATAACATAAAGAGAGATTCCGGAAGTATTCTCTGGAATGGAAATGAAATTCTCAGACTGGGAAAGAAATACAGAAATGAACTGGGGTATATGCCACAGCAGCAGGGTTATTATGGTGAATTTACGGCCTATGCTTTTATGATGTATCTTGCCGGATTAAAAGGACTTGATAAAAAAGAGGCAAAAACCAGAACGGAAGAACTTCTTAATGAAGTAAATATGTATGAATTCCGCAATAAAACATTGGAAAAGATGTCAGGAGGAATGAAACAGAGAGTTTTACTGGCACAATCACTTCTTAACAATCCAAGTCTGTTAGTTCTTGACGAACCGACAGCAGGGGTTGATCCGCAGGAAAGAGTTAATATAAGAAATTATATCCATAGTATTGCAAAAGACAGAATTGTCCTAATATCCACACATATTATTTCAGATATAGAAATGATAGCCAATGAAATTATTATTATGAACCACGGAAAGTTCCTTTGTACCCTTGATGATGAAGAAAATGTTGAAGATGCATATCTTAAATGGATTGGAGACAAAAAGATATAA
- a CDS encoding GHKL domain-containing protein codes for MDVIIMSYFLEAFVTVIFARCMYIPRFKLPIRILIYIVLYGCAALTHSDNSMLNAFADVMAGVLVLGFAYSGDPADSFFNATVLVAVNFLCELEIVNIINYFHTGFLNEVYSSNLKFLMLLARAVLFLVAMVIVYFQKKRKQSEKAEIEGFLATGIVLCILVLYAALTKVLMIIPDIDNGGLMVFIALLISSIVLILTMSLLSLANKRNEELRMAQLAIQKREGDEVLLKTASEKDEKMRILIHDMKKHFQTLKLMNEYGEVDKVNKYLDNLLEDSDVKSVEDISNNTFLGAILYRYTLKAKEKNIRMNCDIRDKCIEGIDEMTITTILYNLLDNAIENCGGESPFINISIQKKNDSYVNINILNRSIKKPVQNKYGDFISDKPDKTMHGLGLKSIKSTIKKNGGEFSAYYSPEDKVFHAVVILYVEK; via the coding sequence ATGGACGTAATTATAATGTCATATTTCCTGGAGGCTTTTGTAACGGTTATATTTGCAAGGTGTATGTATATACCAAGGTTTAAGCTTCCGATTCGTATATTGATATATATTGTATTATACGGGTGTGCCGCACTTACCCATTCGGATAATTCCATGCTTAACGCATTTGCGGATGTTATGGCAGGGGTACTTGTATTAGGGTTTGCATATTCCGGTGATCCGGCAGACTCTTTTTTTAACGCTACAGTACTTGTTGCCGTTAATTTCTTGTGTGAACTGGAAATTGTTAATATAATTAATTACTTTCATACAGGCTTTTTGAACGAAGTGTATAGCAGTAATCTGAAATTTTTAATGCTACTGGCAAGAGCTGTTCTTTTTTTGGTTGCAATGGTAATTGTATATTTCCAGAAAAAGAGGAAACAGTCTGAAAAAGCCGAAATAGAAGGATTTCTTGCGACCGGAATTGTGTTATGCATATTGGTATTATATGCGGCTCTTACCAAGGTTTTGATGATAATTCCTGATATTGATAATGGAGGCTTGATGGTATTTATTGCACTGTTGATTTCTTCGATAGTGTTGATTCTTACTATGTCATTGCTCTCATTGGCAAATAAGAGGAATGAAGAACTCAGAATGGCACAGCTTGCAATTCAGAAACGTGAAGGCGATGAAGTGCTTTTAAAAACTGCTTCGGAAAAGGACGAGAAGATGAGAATTCTCATCCATGATATGAAAAAACATTTTCAGACGCTTAAGCTTATGAATGAATACGGTGAAGTGGACAAGGTTAATAAATATCTGGATAACCTGTTGGAAGATTCGGATGTGAAGTCCGTAGAGGATATTTCCAACAATACTTTTCTGGGTGCGATTCTTTACAGATATACATTAAAGGCCAAAGAAAAGAATATAAGAATGAACTGCGATATAAGGGATAAGTGTATTGAAGGCATTGATGAAATGACCATTACTACGATACTATATAACCTGCTTGATAACGCAATAGAGAATTGTGGAGGCGAGTCTCCTTTTATAAATATATCTATTCAGAAAAAAAATGACAGTTATGTTAATATAAATATATTGAACAGAAGCATAAAGAAACCTGTCCAGAATAAATATGGGGACTTTATTTCAGACAAACCGGATAAAACAATGCATGGTCTTGGGCTTAAGAGCATTAAGAGTACGATTAAGAAAAACGGCGGAGAATTTTCAGCTTATTATAGTCCTGAAGATAAGGTCTTTCATGCAGTTGTAATATTGTATGTGGAGAAATAA
- a CDS encoding LytR/AlgR family response regulator transcription factor yields the protein MRVIICDDDEYIRQRLHDNIRLAFKSMRKSGYQGLLECDEYDNGKDLLEDEGEKDLVFLDIEMPGADGISVGRALKQDDSDVLIAYVTSHTEFLDDAMSFCVFRYISKPLNQERIVKCICDAFNILCKRRINVVIDEGNCVYRKVNTYNIVMVEKDSRRLKLYMKNGEVIRVMGTINDFLIGLNPLMFVMCHRSFIINLKYVSRIDKNTVYLCGDKYVAYLSRNRYTSIKEAFINYVEKSI from the coding sequence ATGAGAGTAATAATATGTGATGATGACGAATACATAAGACAGAGATTACATGATAATATCAGACTGGCTTTCAAAAGTATGAGAAAAAGCGGTTATCAGGGACTGCTGGAATGTGACGAATATGACAACGGAAAAGATTTGTTAGAAGATGAAGGCGAAAAGGATCTTGTTTTTCTGGATATAGAGATGCCGGGGGCTGATGGGATTAGTGTCGGCAGAGCATTAAAGCAGGATGATTCCGATGTGCTTATAGCATATGTAACGTCACATACTGAATTTCTGGATGATGCGATGAGCTTTTGTGTATTCAGATATATATCTAAACCATTGAATCAGGAACGTATTGTAAAATGTATATGTGATGCATTTAATATTCTGTGTAAGAGAAGAATTAATGTTGTGATTGATGAGGGGAATTGTGTGTACCGCAAAGTTAATACATATAATATCGTTATGGTTGAGAAAGATTCAAGAAGACTGAAACTATATATGAAGAATGGCGAAGTAATAAGGGTTATGGGAACAATTAATGATTTTCTGATAGGACTGAATCCGCTTATGTTTGTAATGTGCCATCGGAGTTTCATAATCAATCTTAAGTATGTATCAAGGATTGACAAAAACACAGTGTATCTTTGCGGCGATAAATATGTAGCATATTTATCAAGAAACAGATATACAAGTATTAAAGAGGCATTTATAAATTATGTGGAAAAATCCATATGA
- a CDS encoding metallophosphoesterase family protein, translating into MKILIVSDTHGKDGNLLRAIEKEKPVCKIIHLGDICENVDYIEHVTGIPCFAVRGNNDWGSALPSESIVMVGCHRAFITHGHYYNVYPDGKNEDLREHAEFNDCDIAMYGHTHIPEIRKMGRITMLNPGSLTYPRQPGHDPSYIVAEIDEKGNPEFQLKYL; encoded by the coding sequence ATGAAAATACTTATCGTAAGTGATACCCATGGCAAAGATGGTAATTTATTAAGAGCCATAGAAAAGGAAAAACCGGTTTGTAAAATAATACATCTTGGAGATATTTGTGAAAATGTAGATTATATTGAGCATGTGACGGGAATTCCATGCTTTGCGGTCAGAGGCAACAATGACTGGGGGTCTGCCCTGCCTTCCGAGAGCATCGTTATGGTAGGCTGTCACAGGGCCTTTATTACCCACGGACACTATTATAATGTGTATCCTGACGGCAAAAATGAAGATTTAAGGGAACATGCAGAATTTAACGATTGCGATATTGCTATGTACGGACATACTCATATTCCCGAAATCCGTAAAATGGGCAGAATTACCATGCTTAATCCGGGCAGTCTGACATATCCGAGACAGCCGGGACATGATCCTAGTTATATTGTTGCAGAAATTGACGAGAAAGGGAATCCGGAGTTTCAGTTAAAGTATCTGTAA
- a CDS encoding accessory gene regulator B family protein — translation MKKGKITDWLIKSNVIQAEDRDLYDYACRSLVFLFAPFVIALVVGMVFRMVAEALLMAVPYVVLRSFCGGFHLKSIKLCLVVSTLSYLAIFSIGVFVSCDIFYYVTAVISAVSIDALSPIVSPDKKIDSGRIIHFKLTAIILSTIILIVVFVLFIMHIGYFSRFLTLGMLLTASLQWPCIGGSHIID, via the coding sequence GTGAAAAAAGGGAAAATCACTGATTGGCTTATAAAGAGTAATGTAATACAGGCAGAAGACAGAGATTTGTACGATTATGCCTGTAGAAGCCTTGTCTTTCTGTTTGCACCGTTTGTAATTGCACTTGTTGTGGGAATGGTGTTCAGGATGGTGGCAGAGGCTTTACTTATGGCAGTTCCCTATGTAGTCCTCCGCAGTTTCTGCGGAGGATTTCACTTGAAAAGTATTAAATTGTGTCTTGTGGTTTCTACATTGTCATATCTTGCAATATTCTCAATCGGCGTTTTTGTATCATGCGATATATTTTATTATGTTACAGCAGTTATAAGCGCTGTATCCATTGATGCGTTGAGTCCAATTGTATCTCCTGATAAGAAGATAGACTCCGGCAGAATTATACATTTTAAATTAACAGCAATTATTTTGTCCACGATTATTTTAATTGTGGTATTTGTACTTTTTATCATGCATATAGGGTATTTTTCAAGGTTTCTTACGTTGGGAATGTTACTTACTGCATCGTTACAATGGCCGTGTATAGGAGGCTCACATATTATTGACTGA
- a CDS encoding S8 family peptidase, with translation MDMSNISEQEIAYVELDASVFVAENYSVDANVITPFAVKQNSDFNIDATLDKAQIEVKYEEYRQIRIDEICDEVADINQSFLQKYNIQAESVSLSLPDINLVYLTAEEIENISKDNSVERIDIVDIYETYSCGYSLSSADSCIRSNTSRNNGYDGTGVKIGVVEHGWANRNLIGSKLTNVGGPTTGTDDHATFVAGEIHTLVPGANIYLIKSASNTTVADLDALERLMTVNKVQVINMSLGFNSYGQYNDASRRLDRLVRQNKVTVVVAAGNNNTYVSGYGVANNVITVGSVNHRGYTTASSSTYTFSSFSDYAEASGVINKPDVCAPGENLNLYGYTGWSGTSMATPLITGIVAQMIDRNSGMSDKPQILKAAVMASCYFNARTGFTNNISNKEGAGVVDANFTYRVAQNGRRWHFDFTPSSASSQTHSIYADYTSKAFRISIAWEGEIVNNTNKVTDYDLYIYKGNTLVASSTGVRNNEVIIIPASKIAQYGAGYYTAKIVRYGTAKTSSDRVGLAWEQ, from the coding sequence ATGGATATGTCCAATATTTCTGAGCAGGAAATTGCTTATGTCGAATTGGATGCAAGTGTATTTGTTGCAGAAAATTATTCTGTTGATGCAAATGTGATCACACCTTTCGCAGTAAAGCAAAATTCCGATTTTAATATAGACGCCACTCTTGACAAGGCACAAATAGAAGTTAAGTATGAAGAGTATCGTCAGATTAGAATTGATGAAATATGCGATGAGGTGGCGGATATTAACCAGTCATTTTTGCAAAAATATAATATCCAAGCTGAAAGTGTCTCCCTTTCTTTACCTGACATTAATCTCGTCTACTTAACAGCAGAAGAAATCGAAAATATTTCAAAAGACAATTCGGTTGAAAGAATTGATATTGTCGATATTTACGAAACATATTCATGCGGATATAGTCTTTCTTCTGCAGATTCTTGTATTCGTTCTAACACCAGTAGAAACAATGGTTATGATGGTACAGGTGTCAAAATTGGTGTTGTGGAACATGGTTGGGCAAATCGAAATCTGATTGGCTCTAAACTCACAAATGTTGGAGGTCCAACAACAGGCACAGATGATCATGCGACATTTGTTGCCGGAGAAATTCACACATTAGTTCCGGGAGCAAATATCTACTTGATTAAGTCAGCTTCGAACACTACTGTTGCTGATTTGGACGCATTGGAACGGCTTATGACGGTAAATAAGGTTCAAGTCATCAATATGTCACTCGGCTTTAACAGCTATGGACAGTATAACGATGCCTCTCGCAGACTGGATCGATTAGTAAGACAGAACAAAGTGACCGTTGTCGTTGCCGCTGGTAATAACAACACTTATGTTAGTGGGTATGGAGTTGCAAATAATGTTATTACTGTTGGCTCAGTAAATCACCGTGGATATACTACTGCGTCCTCGTCCACATATACCTTCTCATCTTTTTCGGATTATGCAGAAGCTTCTGGAGTGATTAATAAGCCTGATGTTTGTGCCCCAGGTGAAAATCTGAATTTATACGGTTACACCGGTTGGAGTGGAACAAGCATGGCAACACCACTTATCACGGGCATTGTTGCACAAATGATAGATCGTAATTCTGGAATGAGTGATAAACCACAAATACTCAAAGCTGCGGTCATGGCAAGTTGTTACTTTAATGCAAGAACTGGTTTCACAAATAACATTTCAAATAAGGAAGGTGCCGGCGTTGTAGATGCTAATTTTACATACAGAGTGGCTCAAAATGGACGCAGATGGCATTTCGATTTTACCCCAAGTAGTGCATCTTCACAAACGCATTCAATCTATGCGGATTATACCAGCAAAGCATTTCGAATTAGTATTGCATGGGAAGGTGAGATAGTTAACAACACCAACAAAGTAACAGATTATGATCTCTATATTTACAAGGGAAATACTTTAGTGGCGTCCAGCACTGGAGTCCGGAACAATGAAGTGATTATTATTCCGGCCTCGAAAATTGCTCAATATGGCGCAGGATATTATACTGCAAAAATCGTTAGATATGGCACGGCTAAAACATCGTCTGACCGTGTTGGACTGGCTTGGGAGCAGTAA